A region from the Melioribacter roseus P3M-2 genome encodes:
- a CDS encoding biotin/lipoyl-containing protein — translation MQHNLIINGKEIAITARRISDENIFIKTGQKEIEAKILYAADNELILAIDGKKYRCFISASRDKIYITLDGINYKLRVNEPDEDYNSGNAHGGDEEIKSPIPGKVVKVCVSEGAKIKAGDLLMIVEAMKMENNIYAPFDLYVENIFVHEGESVNTEKVLIKTKPISTE, via the coding sequence ATGCAACATAACTTAATTATAAACGGAAAAGAAATCGCTATTACCGCCCGGAGAATATCAGATGAAAATATTTTCATTAAAACGGGGCAGAAAGAAATTGAAGCGAAAATTTTATATGCCGCCGATAATGAATTGATTTTGGCAATTGACGGCAAAAAATATCGCTGTTTTATTTCCGCATCTCGCGATAAAATTTATATCACCCTGGACGGAATAAATTATAAGTTGCGTGTGAATGAACCGGATGAAGATTACAACTCGGGCAACGCGCACGGTGGGGACGAAGAAATTAAATCCCCGATTCCCGGTAAAGTAGTAAAAGTTTGCGTTAGCGAAGGCGCAAAAATAAAAGCGGGCGATTTATTGATGATTGTGGAGGCAATGAAAATGGAAAATAATATTTACGCTCCTTTCGATTTATATGTTGAAAATATTTTTGTGCATGAAGGCGAAAGCGTCAATACGGAAAAAGTATTAATTAAAACAAAACCTATTTCTACGGAGTGA
- a CDS encoding enoyl-CoA hydratase-related protein codes for MKNYKTINLIREDEVLNIVFNRPEIHNAFDDIMIEELIDAIEIAEAGDSRLLTFKGGGESFCAGADLNWMKKMAGYDFNANLEDSRKLSKLIDKIYSFSKPTIALVHGAVIGGGNGIVASCDLVIAEEKSFFVLSEVKIGLVPAVISPYIIKRIGEFNARYLMLSGKKIDAFEAQKMGLVNIVAGQDEIEKVYKENVELFLRSAPGAVQICKKLIRDVVNSYAYEEASELTAKIIAEVRVSPEGQEGMSSFLEKRKPSWRKNK; via the coding sequence ATGAAAAACTATAAAACGATCAATCTTATCCGTGAAGACGAAGTTCTTAACATCGTATTTAACAGACCCGAAATACATAACGCTTTTGACGATATAATGATTGAAGAATTAATCGACGCGATTGAAATTGCCGAAGCAGGGGATTCCCGCTTACTGACGTTCAAAGGCGGCGGGGAATCGTTTTGCGCGGGCGCGGATTTGAATTGGATGAAGAAAATGGCCGGGTACGATTTTAATGCGAATCTTGAAGACAGCCGGAAACTTTCAAAACTAATCGATAAAATCTATTCGTTTTCCAAACCGACTATTGCTCTTGTGCACGGCGCGGTTATTGGCGGGGGCAACGGCATTGTAGCCTCGTGCGATTTGGTTATTGCCGAAGAAAAATCGTTCTTCGTGCTGAGCGAAGTTAAAATCGGATTGGTCCCGGCTGTTATCAGTCCGTACATTATTAAAAGAATCGGCGAATTTAATGCGCGTTATTTAATGCTCTCGGGTAAAAAAATTGACGCCTTCGAAGCGCAAAAGATGGGATTGGTTAATATTGTTGCGGGACAAGACGAAATTGAAAAAGTATATAAGGAAAACGTCGAACTGTTTTTGAGGTCCGCCCCCGGCGCGGTTCAAATATGCAAGAAATTGATTCGCGACGTTGTTAATTCTTACGCTTATGAAGAGGCTTCGGAACTAACCGCTAAAATTATTGCAGAAGTGCGCGTTTCGCCCGAAGGACAGGAAGGAATGAGCAGCTTTTTGGAAAAACGAAAACCATCATGGCGTAAAAATAAATAA
- a CDS encoding acyl-CoA dehydrogenase family protein — protein sequence MNFELDDNYGLLKNTVRDFAENEIRPAAKQLDENEEFSLEITKKMGEMGFLGVTVSPDYGGQGLDYLSYIIIVEELARVDASQAATVAAHNSLGTGPIYRYGSKEQKEKYLPDLTAGKALWAFGLTEPNAGSDSNGTNTSAVRTEQGWILNGQKTFITNGDTPLTIGATIKALTGIKDKGHKEFSCFLLETGTPGFTTSTLKGKMMWRASNTAELFMSDCFVPEENLLGKIGEGSKIMLSTLDSGRLAIAAMGLGCAQGAFELALKYSKTRKQFGRFIGDFEVNSFKLADMAMKIELARTFLYKACWLKDNNKPFTTEAAMAKLYCSEIAREVADEALQIHGGYGLMKEYEIERFYRDQRLLQIGEGTSEIQRIVIARQLGLNPIF from the coding sequence ATGAATTTTGAACTGGACGACAACTATGGACTATTGAAGAATACGGTTAGGGATTTTGCTGAAAATGAAATACGACCGGCTGCAAAACAACTCGACGAAAACGAGGAATTCTCGCTTGAGATTACAAAAAAGATGGGGGAGATGGGCTTTTTGGGAGTCACAGTATCGCCCGATTACGGCGGCCAGGGATTGGATTATTTATCGTATATAATTATTGTTGAAGAACTGGCAAGAGTCGATGCTTCGCAGGCTGCTACTGTTGCCGCACACAATTCGCTCGGGACAGGACCGATTTACAGATACGGTTCTAAGGAACAGAAAGAAAAATATCTTCCCGACTTAACCGCCGGCAAGGCTCTTTGGGCTTTCGGTTTGACCGAACCGAATGCGGGCTCGGATTCAAACGGTACAAATACATCGGCAGTCAGAACGGAACAGGGCTGGATTTTGAACGGGCAGAAGACATTCATTACGAACGGAGACACCCCTTTGACTATCGGCGCTACAATCAAGGCTCTAACGGGGATTAAAGATAAAGGTCATAAAGAGTTTAGCTGTTTCCTCCTTGAAACGGGAACTCCCGGCTTTACAACTTCCACGTTGAAAGGCAAGATGATGTGGCGCGCGTCGAATACAGCCGAATTATTTATGAGCGATTGCTTCGTACCCGAAGAAAATTTATTGGGAAAAATCGGCGAAGGTTCCAAAATTATGCTTTCCACGCTCGACTCCGGCAGATTGGCAATAGCCGCTATGGGATTGGGCTGCGCGCAGGGCGCATTCGAACTTGCTCTGAAATATTCCAAAACGAGAAAACAGTTCGGGCGGTTTATTGGCGACTTCGAAGTAAACTCGTTTAAGCTGGCAGATATGGCGATGAAAATCGAATTGGCAAGAACTTTCCTGTATAAAGCCTGTTGGTTGAAAGATAACAATAAACCATTTACTACCGAAGCCGCCATGGCAAAATTATATTGCTCGGAAATTGCCCGTGAGGTCGCCGACGAGGCTCTTCAAATTCACGGCGGATACGGACTGATGAAAGAATATGAAATAGAACGTTTTTACAGGGATCAACGATTGCTGCAAATAGGAGAAGGCACTTCGGAAATACAAAGGATTGTAATAGCGCGCCAGCTCGGATTGAATCCTATATTTTAA
- a CDS encoding outer membrane beta-barrel protein — MKKLYLIMIIVLMLGSANAQSIALEGRSAIGLSIGTFLNSERSSATAAYNVTASATGFTGNLFYSNWLEENLALRLSLGFLNGSAEVKVDGWNTGQSASSVVPLLMGINYYFIDEEPGKVRPFAGITAGVYIGSEAKNSILQVSAKSESVFGIKPLAGIDFVLGRHFIMGAEAGYNLITDFKDTIGGRKNYSGGEIAFRFIYLF; from the coding sequence ATGAAAAAGTTATATTTGATTATGATTATCGTACTCATGCTTGGAAGCGCGAATGCTCAATCGATTGCCCTGGAAGGAAGATCTGCTATAGGTTTAAGTATCGGTACGTTTCTCAACTCTGAAAGAAGCAGCGCTACAGCCGCTTACAATGTAACGGCTTCTGCAACTGGATTTACGGGAAATTTATTCTATAGCAACTGGCTTGAGGAAAATTTGGCTTTACGGTTGAGTCTGGGTTTTTTGAACGGCTCTGCTGAAGTAAAAGTAGACGGCTGGAATACCGGACAGAGCGCCAGCAGCGTAGTGCCGTTATTGATGGGAATTAATTACTATTTTATTGACGAAGAACCGGGCAAAGTAAGACCTTTTGCAGGTATTACCGCCGGAGTTTATATCGGCAGCGAGGCAAAAAATTCCATACTTCAAGTTTCCGCAAAATCCGAATCCGTCTTCGGAATTAAACCGCTTGCAGGGATCGATTTTGTTTTAGGCAGACATTTTATTATGGGAGCCGAAGCCGGCTACAATCTTATAACGGATTTTAAAGATACTATCGGAGGAAGAAAAAATTACAGCGGCGGGGAGATTGCATTCAGATTCATCTATCTGTTTTGA
- a CDS encoding SDR family NAD(P)-dependent oxidoreductase, with translation MKMLENKWALVTGASRGIGRQIAKGLSERKCNLILHARKKENLTKIKEDLSESGIQIHCVEAELSDSKALDKMVKEIMENIGAIDILYNNAAIMSKYKEDFFSISIEHYKEIFEVNVWAVIKLCSEFAPQMREKKWGRIINVTSGIENQPQLAPYSISKAAIDKYTKDIAGELKKDNVLVNLLDPGWLKTDLGGKNAWFEVETVLPGALVPALLDDYSTAGELFRAQDYKMLER, from the coding sequence ATGAAAATGCTTGAAAACAAATGGGCGCTAGTAACAGGAGCCAGCCGGGGTATAGGACGACAAATTGCCAAGGGATTATCCGAAAGGAAATGCAACCTGATTTTACACGCAAGGAAAAAAGAAAATTTGACGAAAATTAAGGAAGATCTGTCGGAAAGCGGAATTCAAATCCATTGCGTCGAAGCCGAATTATCCGACAGCAAAGCGCTCGATAAAATGGTTAAAGAAATTATGGAGAATATCGGCGCAATCGACATTCTTTATAACAACGCCGCAATAATGAGCAAATACAAAGAAGATTTTTTTAGCATCAGCATAGAACATTATAAAGAAATATTCGAAGTAAATGTTTGGGCTGTTATCAAATTGTGTTCGGAATTTGCTCCGCAGATGAGAGAAAAAAAATGGGGCAGAATCATTAATGTAACTTCGGGAATTGAAAATCAGCCGCAACTTGCGCCTTATTCGATTTCGAAAGCTGCAATCGACAAATACACAAAAGATATAGCGGGCGAACTAAAAAAAGATAACGTGCTTGTAAATTTACTGGATCCGGGCTGGCTTAAAACCGACTTGGGCGGTAAGAATGCATGGTTCGAAGTTGAAACCGTATTGCCCGGAGCGCTTGTGCCGGCGTTGTTGGACGATTATTCGACAGCCGGAGAATTATTCAGAGCTCAGGATTATAAAATGCTAGAGCGTTAA
- a CDS encoding acetyl-CoA carboxylase biotin carboxylase subunit translates to MIKKILIANRSEIAVRIIQTAREMNVQTVTIYSADDRASYYNRISDESVFIGEGSLSDTYLNIDKIIKAAKDSGADAIHPGYGFLAENADFAQACIDNNLIFIGPAPQAIRAMGNKVNARKLAERLGVPVLKGTTGDVKSILKEADNFEYPLIIKAAAGGGGKGMRIINSKNELPEALEAAGREAKSYFGDGTVYVEKYIAKPKHIEFQILGDMFGKLIHLNERECSIQRRYQKIIEESPSPSIDPRLRERMGKDALKLAGEINYYNAGTIEFLLDENGNYYFLEMNTRIQVEHPVTEFVTGADLIKHQILVASGEPLRIDFIEPKGHSIECRIYAENPLNNFSPSPGYINFIKFPHGAGVRNDAGIFEAAEIHPRYDPMISKLITYGENRNDAINKMIYALQNYAAHGIDTNIEYLLVILENNKFRKNEFYTDFCKTEETNLKEHMNKKRRVIEAEMLAAIYAANKLAAKDDVKNGKPIENEYNVWKIIGSL, encoded by the coding sequence ATGATAAAAAAAATCCTTATTGCCAATCGATCGGAAATTGCCGTCCGGATTATTCAAACAGCCCGCGAAATGAATGTCCAAACCGTTACAATTTATTCTGCCGACGACCGCGCTTCTTACTATAACAGAATATCCGACGAATCTGTTTTTATAGGCGAAGGAAGTCTATCGGATACTTATTTGAATATCGATAAAATAATCAAAGCCGCTAAAGATTCCGGAGCCGACGCCATCCATCCGGGTTACGGATTCTTAGCGGAGAACGCCGATTTTGCGCAGGCATGCATCGATAACAATTTGATTTTTATAGGACCCGCCCCCCAGGCAATTCGGGCTATGGGCAATAAAGTGAATGCGAGAAAATTAGCCGAGCGGCTGGGCGTCCCGGTTCTCAAAGGCACGACAGGCGACGTTAAATCAATATTAAAAGAAGCTGATAATTTTGAATACCCCTTGATTATTAAGGCGGCAGCGGGCGGAGGCGGCAAAGGAATGCGCATTATCAATTCCAAAAACGAACTGCCCGAGGCCCTCGAAGCAGCCGGCAGGGAAGCCAAAAGTTATTTCGGCGACGGTACGGTTTATGTCGAAAAATATATCGCGAAACCGAAACATATCGAATTCCAGATTCTGGGCGATATGTTCGGTAAACTGATTCATTTGAATGAAAGAGAGTGTTCAATTCAAAGAAGATATCAAAAGATTATAGAAGAATCGCCGTCGCCTTCAATCGACCCACGTTTAAGAGAAAGAATGGGGAAGGACGCTCTTAAACTCGCAGGCGAAATAAATTATTACAATGCCGGAACCATAGAATTCCTTCTGGATGAAAACGGGAATTATTATTTTCTCGAAATGAATACTCGCATTCAAGTCGAACATCCCGTCACCGAATTTGTTACGGGCGCCGACTTGATTAAGCATCAAATTCTTGTCGCTTCCGGAGAGCCGCTCCGGATCGATTTTATTGAACCGAAAGGGCATTCGATTGAATGCCGAATTTACGCCGAAAATCCTTTGAATAATTTCAGCCCGTCTCCCGGTTATATTAACTTTATTAAATTCCCGCACGGCGCGGGCGTAAGAAACGATGCCGGTATTTTCGAAGCCGCCGAAATCCATCCTCGCTACGACCCGATGATTTCCAAATTAATTACATACGGCGAGAACAGAAACGACGCGATTAATAAAATGATTTACGCGCTTCAAAATTATGCGGCGCACGGTATCGATACAAATATTGAATATCTCCTGGTAATCCTCGAAAACAATAAATTCAGGAAGAACGAATTCTACACCGACTTTTGCAAAACAGAAGAAACAAATTTGAAAGAACATATGAATAAAAAGAGAAGAGTAATTGAAGCCGAAATGCTTGCGGCAATTTATGCTGCAAATAAACTTGCAGCTAAAGACGATGTGAAAAACGGGAAGCCGATTGAAAACGAATATAATGTATGGAAGATTATCGGAAGTCTTTAA
- a CDS encoding acyclic terpene utilization AtuA family protein, whose amino-acid sequence MKNKLRIANAGGFWGDDLKAFNRQITQGEIDYLTMDFLAEITMSILKKQMTKNPELGYVTDFIEQIRENAELISEKKIVVITNAGGINPVACGQKVTEVLNEMRLDLKVAVVYGDDIVDKIDEFYPEKTSFRNIETGEDFETVKDKLQTANVYLGAKPIVEALKKGAQIIITGRVTDTSITMAPMIYEFGWSYDDWDKLASGIVAGHIIECGAQATGGNFSDWRLVDKWENFGYPIVEIYPDGEFVVTKHDNTGGAVTIDTVKEQLLYEMGNPSEYISPDVIADFKSIELVQESADRVRVKNIKGKPSTPYYKVSMAYEDGYKIEGSVIVSGPDVLRKAEKIKEIFWNRLGIDFERINTEFVGFNACHGSLAEYDDTNEILLRFGAYDYDLKKLNEFSKQIAPLILSSPPGIAVTGGRPKPRNVITYWPALIPKSVVKAYLLIFPDAQYEIETVTGFEKEIENDNNEAQISDGVESFTPVLPEQADTSVRFYDLCLARSGDKGDTANIGVIARNEKIYRFLKDYLTADYMKYLFRDLCKGKVVRYELPNLNAFNFLLEKSLDGGGTRSLKIDAQGKTYAQAFLNQKISVPRRILNDD is encoded by the coding sequence ATGAAAAATAAACTTCGCATTGCAAATGCGGGAGGTTTCTGGGGCGACGATTTGAAGGCATTCAACAGGCAAATAACTCAGGGCGAAATCGATTACCTCACAATGGATTTTCTGGCAGAAATAACGATGAGCATTCTTAAAAAGCAGATGACGAAAAATCCCGAACTCGGATATGTAACCGATTTTATAGAGCAGATCAGGGAAAACGCAGAATTGATTTCCGAAAAAAAGATTGTCGTTATAACGAATGCCGGAGGCATCAATCCCGTAGCCTGCGGACAAAAAGTAACGGAAGTATTGAACGAAATGCGCCTCGACCTGAAAGTGGCAGTTGTCTACGGCGACGATATTGTAGATAAGATTGATGAATTTTATCCGGAAAAAACTTCGTTTCGGAATATCGAAACAGGAGAAGACTTCGAAACTGTAAAAGATAAATTGCAGACCGCCAATGTATATCTGGGAGCGAAACCGATTGTGGAAGCGTTGAAAAAAGGAGCGCAAATAATAATTACCGGCAGGGTTACAGATACGTCGATTACAATGGCGCCCATGATTTATGAATTCGGGTGGAGTTATGACGACTGGGATAAGCTCGCATCGGGAATTGTAGCCGGACACATAATCGAATGCGGAGCCCAGGCTACGGGCGGAAATTTTTCCGATTGGAGACTGGTCGACAAATGGGAAAATTTCGGATACCCGATTGTCGAAATTTATCCCGACGGCGAATTCGTCGTAACAAAACACGATAATACTGGAGGAGCCGTAACGATCGATACAGTTAAAGAACAACTGCTTTATGAAATGGGAAATCCCTCCGAATATATTTCGCCCGATGTGATTGCGGATTTTAAATCAATAGAACTCGTTCAGGAAAGCGCCGACAGAGTGCGCGTAAAAAATATTAAAGGCAAGCCTTCGACGCCTTATTATAAAGTGTCGATGGCTTACGAGGACGGTTATAAGATTGAAGGCTCGGTAATCGTAAGCGGTCCCGACGTACTCCGTAAAGCCGAAAAAATTAAAGAAATTTTCTGGAACAGATTGGGAATCGATTTTGAGAGAATCAATACTGAATTTGTCGGATTCAACGCCTGCCACGGTTCGCTTGCGGAGTACGACGATACGAACGAAATATTATTGCGCTTCGGCGCATACGATTACGATTTGAAAAAACTGAATGAATTCTCGAAACAAATAGCGCCTTTGATTTTGAGTTCGCCTCCCGGAATCGCAGTTACAGGCGGTCGCCCCAAACCCCGGAATGTAATTACTTACTGGCCTGCGCTCATCCCTAAATCCGTCGTTAAAGCTTATCTTCTTATCTTTCCCGATGCTCAATATGAAATCGAGACGGTTACCGGCTTTGAAAAAGAAATTGAGAACGACAACAACGAAGCGCAAATATCAGATGGCGTAGAATCGTTTACGCCCGTATTGCCGGAGCAGGCCGATACATCGGTAAGATTTTACGACCTTTGCCTGGCTAGGTCCGGCGATAAAGGCGATACGGCAAATATCGGAGTAATTGCCAGAAACGAAAAAATTTATCGTTTCCTTAAAGATTATCTTACCGCCGATTATATGAAATATCTTTTCAGGGATCTATGTAAAGGCAAAGTTGTAAGGTATGAATTGCCCAACCTGAATGCGTTTAACTTTTTGCTCGAAAAATCGCTTGACGGCGGAGGCACCCGCTCTCTGAAAATCGACGCGCAGGGCAAAACTTATGCACAGGCGTTTCTTAATCAAAAAATTTCCGTCCCGCGGCGCATTCTAAACGATGATTAA